A single Defluviitalea saccharophila DNA region contains:
- a CDS encoding WG repeat-containing protein, translating to MLRGMALLEIARFFLPKEAVFTPTHNYNDYTFMQTGDIDGDGAEEIIVGYLWRKQPFVMILKNIKNRWYRISTIKGIGYDINSINLAPTSSSKISKKDIIIKWVKDQEVLETNVFTWKLGKLYKLEEETKYCRREEVSAHTESLHPIKIYRVGGVQWGYINDQGEIVIPPQYDYGEPFQENGLAVVNINELYGVIDSSGAYVIPPQYSYIGEFSEGRTQVRDGKETKMIDEKGNVLFVTNGDIFPMNNNRAPFSIVDEENGWKYGYIDREGNVVIPPQYRYARSFEEGKAVVEKMDGGYSIIDTEGNIISDLNYAFVGGIGEGLLSFQETLGERYGYIDFSGNIIIPVQFDTAEEFQDGRAVVSIQQDSDFHYGLIDRNGKYIISPQYNYIRILGENRIGLGLPVDENNSVWSDSKYAIGDLDGNILTDFIYYDLTDYNKGYASANDGLMTFFINREGKKVDSLPAVEGNGSLNFEGNIIGGSIDYRIIYLDRDGNVIWHEENSLQLNDQYRVQEKKYAPNRYYLVYYPEIIGIKDEVTSKEVNERLRKMSKAEGINKDEIMDSTYYGDYIVTFFKNALIGIELNGYSYTFGAAHGMPSKVYAHINLETGDFYELKDLFKKNSNYVEILSEIIKEQIIKEGEDSYVWLDSYQGIRPNQSFYITDTALHIYFDPYEIAPYAAGFPTFEIPFEDIMNIIDTEGDFWRNIQNY from the coding sequence ATGTTAAGAGGAATGGCTTTATTGGAAATAGCAAGATTTTTTTTACCCAAGGAAGCAGTATTTACGCCGACTCACAATTATAATGACTATACTTTTATGCAAACAGGAGATATAGACGGAGATGGAGCGGAAGAAATAATTGTAGGCTATTTATGGCGCAAACAACCCTTTGTGATGATTCTAAAAAATATAAAAAACAGATGGTACAGGATATCAACGATTAAAGGTATCGGCTACGATATCAATTCTATAAATTTAGCGCCAACTTCCTCCAGTAAAATTAGCAAAAAAGATATCATTATTAAATGGGTGAAGGATCAGGAGGTACTAGAAACAAATGTCTTCACATGGAAATTAGGAAAACTATATAAGCTTGAAGAAGAAACGAAATATTGCAGAAGAGAAGAAGTATCTGCTCATACTGAAAGCCTTCATCCGATTAAAATTTATAGAGTCGGTGGCGTTCAATGGGGTTATATAAATGATCAGGGAGAGATTGTGATTCCACCACAGTATGACTATGGAGAACCTTTTCAGGAAAACGGATTAGCAGTAGTAAATATTAATGAATTATATGGAGTCATTGATTCTTCAGGAGCCTATGTTATTCCTCCACAGTACTCATATATCGGAGAGTTTTCGGAAGGTAGAACACAAGTCCGGGATGGAAAAGAAACAAAAATGATCGATGAAAAGGGGAATGTTTTATTTGTAACGAATGGAGATATATTCCCTATGAATAACAATAGAGCACCATTCTCTATAGTGGATGAAGAAAATGGATGGAAGTATGGATATATTGACCGAGAGGGAAATGTTGTAATACCACCACAATATAGATATGCCAGGAGTTTTGAAGAAGGAAAGGCTGTCGTTGAGAAGATGGATGGAGGTTATTCGATTATTGATACAGAAGGCAATATCATATCTGATTTAAATTATGCATTTGTAGGAGGGATTGGAGAAGGATTATTGTCTTTTCAAGAAACATTGGGTGAAAGGTATGGGTATATTGATTTTTCAGGGAATATAATCATACCTGTTCAATTTGATACCGCAGAAGAATTTCAGGATGGCAGAGCTGTAGTAAGTATTCAGCAGGATAGTGATTTTCATTATGGATTAATAGATAGAAATGGGAAATATATTATTTCGCCTCAGTATAATTATATTCGAATCTTAGGGGAAAATCGTATTGGTCTAGGTCTTCCGGTGGATGAGAACAATTCTGTTTGGTCAGATTCTAAATATGCAATTGGTGATTTGGACGGAAATATTTTAACCGACTTCATTTACTATGATCTTACAGATTACAATAAGGGATATGCTTCTGCCAATGACGGTCTGATGACTTTTTTTATTAATAGAGAAGGCAAAAAAGTGGATAGTTTGCCTGCAGTCGAAGGCAATGGATCACTTAATTTTGAAGGAAATATTATCGGTGGAAGTATAGATTATAGAATAATTTATTTAGACAGAGACGGAAATGTCATTTGGCATGAGGAGAACTCGCTTCAGCTGAATGACCAGTATAGAGTTCAGGAAAAGAAATATGCACCTAATAGATATTATTTAGTATATTATCCTGAAATTATAGGAATAAAAGATGAAGTCACAAGCAAAGAGGTAAATGAAAGACTTCGCAAGATGTCAAAGGCAGAAGGGATTAATAAGGATGAGATAATGGATTCTACTTATTATGGAGATTATATAGTAACCTTTTTTAAAAATGCTTTAATCGGCATTGAATTAAACGGATACAGCTATACCTTCGGGGCAGCCCATGGGATGCCAAGTAAAGTCTATGCCCATATTAATTTAGAGACCGGAGATTTCTATGAACTAAAAGATCTTTTCAAGAAAAACAGTAATTATGTAGAAATCCTTAGTGAAATCATTAAAGAACAAATTATTAAAGAAGGAGAAGACTCATATGTTTGGCTGGATAGCTATCAAGGCATAAGACCAAACCAATCATTTTATATTACTGATACTGCCCTTCACATTTACTTTGATCCTTATGAGATTGCTCCCTATGCGGCAGGTTTTCCGACGTTTGAAATTCCATTTGAAGACATCATGAATATTATCGATACGGAAGGTGACTTTTGGAGAAACATACAAAATTATTAA
- a CDS encoding Ger(x)C family spore germination protein produces the protein MKLIKIFFLTCILLPFSFILVGCWNYRELEDMNIVVGAAIDKGIYKEYMITLEILEPSIGEETPTTSRLISSEGDSIFDAVRNAISISGQKLYWSHNKVLILSKEIAQKGVIGILDWFHRDAETRSDVYILISKENSAKEILEKKEKEDQVTSFNLLDILVNQKNLAKAPDVQIWKLTDDIINDGIMAIAPTIELTISDDNLCPKVAGTAIFKNDKLVGFLDENETHYLLFLRDKIKGGILDLNPEGKNEPPTITLEIFDSKTKIQPVTKGNEIEMNVNINTIVSIAAIKSTKNFVTNEEVIKLEKDVSNLIKANCKKLIEKMQSEYGADIFGFGAATHRREPALWKKIGENWENVFENLKVHITVKVKIKNSAMTAKPIEVGD, from the coding sequence ATGAAATTAATAAAAATCTTTTTTCTTACTTGCATCCTGTTGCCATTCTCTTTTATTTTAGTTGGTTGTTGGAATTATCGAGAACTAGAAGATATGAATATCGTAGTAGGAGCTGCGATTGATAAAGGAATTTATAAAGAATACATGATTACTTTAGAAATTCTAGAACCTAGTATTGGAGAAGAGACCCCCACAACATCAAGATTAATTTCTTCAGAAGGTGACTCCATATTCGATGCAGTAAGAAATGCCATATCTATTTCAGGGCAAAAATTATATTGGAGCCATAATAAAGTTTTAATTCTGAGCAAAGAAATTGCCCAAAAAGGTGTTATAGGTATCTTAGATTGGTTTCATCGAGATGCCGAAACTAGGTCTGACGTATATATTTTAATTTCTAAAGAAAACTCTGCAAAAGAAATACTAGAGAAAAAAGAAAAAGAAGATCAAGTAACTTCTTTTAATTTACTAGATATTTTAGTGAATCAAAAAAATTTAGCAAAAGCTCCTGATGTTCAAATCTGGAAATTAACCGATGATATTATAAATGATGGAATAATGGCGATTGCACCTACTATAGAATTGACAATCTCAGATGATAATTTATGTCCTAAAGTCGCAGGTACTGCCATTTTTAAAAATGATAAATTAGTTGGATTTCTTGATGAAAATGAAACGCATTACTTACTTTTCCTGCGGGATAAAATTAAAGGAGGAATTCTTGATTTAAATCCTGAAGGTAAAAATGAACCACCAACAATCACATTAGAAATTTTCGATAGCAAAACAAAAATTCAACCTGTCACTAAGGGAAATGAAATCGAAATGAACGTTAATATTAATACTATTGTCTCTATTGCTGCAATAAAAAGTACTAAAAATTTTGTAACTAATGAAGAAGTTATTAAATTAGAAAAGGATGTTTCTAATTTAATCAAAGCGAATTGCAAAAAATTAATAGAGAAAATGCAATCTGAGTATGGAGCTGACATATTTGGATTTGGTGCTGCAACTCACAGACGTGAACCCGCTTTATGGAAGAAAATAGGTGAAAATTGGGAAAACGTTTTTGAAAATTTAAAAGTTCATATTACAGTAAAAGTGAAAATTAAAAATAGTGCAATGACTGCAAAACCCATAGAAGTAGGAGATTAA
- a CDS encoding ABC transporter ATP-binding protein: MGEEKIVALNHIDLQIPQGEICCLLGASGSGKSTLLNMMAGLEKPTKGSVEIKGHYIEKMNEAQLAKFRQKYIGFIFQSYNLIPSLTALENVCLPLVFQGIPKKKREVMAKEMLEAVGLGSRLKHKPNEMSGGQQQRVSIARAFVNRPTIIFADEPTGNLDTHTTVEILELMTSMAKKYNQTMVVVSHDTEIADYADRLIHMKDGEIISIEQKINGRNELIYEKAQ, encoded by the coding sequence ATGGGTGAAGAAAAGATTGTCGCTTTAAACCATATAGATTTACAAATCCCACAAGGAGAGATTTGCTGTCTTTTGGGTGCTTCCGGTTCCGGCAAATCCACTCTGCTCAATATGATGGCAGGATTAGAAAAACCTACAAAGGGCAGTGTAGAAATAAAAGGGCATTATATTGAAAAGATGAATGAAGCACAACTGGCAAAGTTTAGGCAAAAGTATATAGGCTTTATATTTCAATCCTACAATCTAATCCCCTCTCTTACGGCATTGGAAAACGTATGTCTGCCTCTTGTTTTTCAAGGGATACCAAAGAAAAAACGAGAAGTTATGGCAAAGGAAATGCTGGAAGCAGTAGGCTTAGGCTCCCGTTTAAAACATAAACCCAATGAAATGAGCGGTGGGCAGCAGCAAAGAGTAAGTATTGCGAGAGCATTTGTCAATCGCCCTACCATTATATTTGCCGATGAACCAACAGGGAATCTCGATACCCATACCACGGTTGAAATATTAGAGCTTATGACAAGCATGGCAAAAAAGTATAACCAAACCATGGTAGTCGTTTCTCATGATACGGAAATCGCCGATTATGCCGACAGGCTTATACATATGAAAGACGGAGAAATCATCTCTATAGAACAAAAAATCAATGGAAGGAATGAACTTATATATGAAAAAGCACAATAA
- a CDS encoding endospore germination permease produces the protein MVKEEITQKEAICLLINFIMGSTLIMGIGTNAKNDAWLVGIFGLLMSIPVIVIYARIIQLFPGKNLYDIIYLLFGKYLGALALILYVWYAFHLGALVVRNFGEFLNSVTMPETPMFITMLSLILICIYGVRLGVEVLSRTSAYLLPIMIFIIIVVQLLGITQIRFENIQPVLYYGLVPVIKVGFSAFAFPFAETVIFLGVLGNLQPKKSSYKVYFSGLLVAGSIIIILVLRNIFVLGCQLPNFYFPSHVAVSRIQIGDFLQRIEVTVAFIFVVGVFIKTSLCLLFTCKGIAKLFHLNDYRSIVMQTGLLMVCLAYILYDDIMDMHFWAFNVYKYYAFPFQVILPMLIFITAEFKIKKEQKKKVK, from the coding sequence ATGGTCAAAGAAGAAATTACTCAAAAAGAAGCCATATGTCTATTAATTAATTTTATAATGGGAAGTACTCTTATAATGGGAATTGGTACGAATGCTAAGAATGATGCATGGCTTGTTGGCATCTTTGGACTTCTTATGTCAATACCTGTCATCGTGATTTACGCAAGAATTATTCAGCTTTTCCCCGGCAAAAATTTATATGATATTATATATCTTTTATTTGGGAAATATCTTGGAGCCCTCGCACTTATTTTATATGTTTGGTATGCTTTTCATTTAGGAGCACTGGTTGTTCGTAATTTCGGTGAATTCTTAAATTCTGTTACAATGCCTGAAACACCAATGTTTATAACAATGCTTTCTCTTATCTTGATATGTATTTATGGAGTACGCCTTGGTGTAGAAGTCTTATCAAGAACTTCTGCTTATCTTCTTCCTATCATGATATTCATCATAATAGTCGTACAATTATTAGGAATCACTCAAATACGTTTTGAAAATATTCAGCCAGTTCTATATTACGGATTAGTTCCTGTAATAAAAGTAGGATTCAGTGCATTTGCATTTCCGTTTGCTGAAACAGTCATTTTTCTGGGTGTTTTAGGTAATTTACAACCTAAAAAATCTTCTTATAAAGTATATTTCTCAGGTCTTTTAGTCGCAGGAAGTATCATAATCATCTTAGTCCTAAGAAATATTTTTGTATTAGGATGCCAACTTCCCAATTTTTATTTCCCATCACATGTAGCTGTTAGCAGGATACAAATAGGAGATTTCTTACAAAGAATTGAAGTTACCGTTGCTTTCATATTTGTGGTTGGTGTATTTATTAAGACAAGTCTCTGCCTTTTATTTACATGTAAGGGCATTGCCAAACTATTTCACTTAAATGATTATCGATCTATTGTAATGCAAACCGGTCTGCTAATGGTTTGTCTTGCATATATTCTTTATGATGACATCATGGATATGCACTTTTGGGCATTTAATGTCTATAAGTATTATGCATTTCCCTTTCAAGTGATTCTGCCTATGCTTATCTTTATTACTGCAGAATTTAAGATAAAAAAAGAACAGAAGAAAAAAGTTAAATAA